The Humulus lupulus chromosome 4, drHumLupu1.1, whole genome shotgun sequence genome has a window encoding:
- the LOC133833099 gene encoding zeatin O-glucosyltransferase-like, with product MATSHSLSSSVVVLMVPYLAQSHLDQSLQLSHVVSSCDIPVHYVSSTFHISQVTSRALNSRHQSTKIHFHGFEIPALHSQTRTTDPESKTKNAQEQIRRAEASTHLREPVTALLRSLSAKARRLVVVYDVLMSSVVQDVVSLPNAECYSFYRVSVFLGLDLSRKINIPIEDIPSMESCFPAFMRDFIASQQKFSVSDLESGSIHNSCRAIEGSSIELLANDQNKLNRKIWAVWPLHQTTTDSKELRDQDKCLLEWLDEQEPKSVLYISFGSLTTLSDEQIKEIALGLEQSGVKFIWVLRDGDKLDDLVNGKAGRSSSQVPDGFEERMRGMGMVVRTWVPQVKILEHPSTGGFMSHCGWNSCMESIAMGVPIATWPMQSDQPFNALLITRVLRVGVAVMEWEQRDELVTSSMINGAVRKIMASEEGDEIRKRVVEIAEAVKRSVEDGGDCRLEWDSFIAHITR from the coding sequence ATGGCGACTTCCCATTCATTATCATCATCAGTAGTGGTGTTAATGGTTCCATACCTAGCTCAAAGCCATCTGGACCAGTCCCTGCAACTCTCCCATGTTGTTTCTTCATGCGACATCCCAGTCCACTACGTTAGCTCAACTTTCCACATTTCACAGGTCACTTCTCGAGCCTTGAACTCTCGTCACCAATCAACCAAAATCCATTTCCACGGCTTTGAAATTCCAGCTCTACACTCCCAGACTCGAACAACTGACCCTGAATCCAAAACCAAGAATGCCCAAGAGCAAATCCGCAGGGCCGAAGCCTCGACGCACCTCCGAGAACCGGTCACCGCGCTCCTCAGATCACTCTCGGCAAAGGCCAGACGACTTGTCGTTGTTTACGATGTCTTGATGAGTTCGGTAGTTCAAGATGTCGTTTCTCTGCCCAACGCAGAATGTTACTCCTTCTATCGCGTCTCTGTGTTTTTGGGCTTAGACTTAAGTCGGAAAATCAATATCCCAATAGAAGATATTCCTTCAATGGAGTCATGTTTTCCAGCTTTCATGCGAGATTTCATTGCTTCCCAACAGAAGTTTTCAGTATCAGATCTTGAATCCGGATCGATTCACAATAGTTGCAGAGCCATTGAAGGCTCTTCAATAGAGCTCTTAGCAAACGACCAAAACAAGTTAAACAGAAAGATATGGGCAGTTTGGCCCTTACACCAAACGACTACAGACTCTAAGGAGTTGAGAGATCAAGACAAGTGCTTATTGGAGTGGCTTGACGAACAAGAGCCAAAGAGTGTTTTGTATATCTCTTTTGGATCATTGACTACTTTATCTGATGAGCAGATTAAAGAGATTGCTCTTGGCTTGGAGCAAAGTGGGGTGAAGTTCATCTGGGTGTTGAGAGATGGAGATAAGCTAGATGATTTGGTAAATGGAAAAGCAGGCAGAAGTTCAAGCCAAGTTCCAGATGGGTTTGAGGAAAGAATGAGAGGAATGGGAATGGTGGTGAGGACATGGGTGCCACAAGTAAAGATTTTGGAGCACCCATCTACAGGTGGGTTTATGAGTCACTGTGGATGGAACTCTTGTATGGAGAGCATTGCAATGGGAGTGCCCATAGCGACTTGGCCAATGCAATCGGACCAACCTTTCAATGCTTTGCTGATCACAAGGGTTCTCAGAGTGGGTGTGGCTGTCATGGAATGGGAGCAAAGAGATGAGTTGGTGACTTCTTCGATGATCAATGGTGCTGTGAGGAAAATAATGGCTTCAGAAGAAGGAGATGAGATAAGGAAGAGGGTCGTGGAAATAGCTGAAGCAGTAAAACGATCTGTCGAGGATGGAGGAGATTGTCGTTTGGAGTGGGACTCTTTCATTGCTCATATTACCAGATGA